In Aliiroseovarius pelagivivens, a single window of DNA contains:
- a CDS encoding GcvT family protein: MSLPTQARVVIIGGGVIGCSVAYHLTKLGWKDVVLLERKQLTSGTTWHAAGLIAQLRATANMTKLAKYSQELYGDLEAETGVATGFKRVGSISVALTTERMEELARQAAMARAFGVDVEEISAEEALSRYEHLNIDGVVGGVWLPKDGQGDPANIALALAKGARQKGAIVKERTKVTSIKRDGRKVTGVDWASDDGKEQGHIACDMIVNCAGMWGHEVGRMAGVNVPLHACEHFYIVTEAIPNLTQMPVLRVPDECAYYKEDAGKMLLGAFEPNAKPWGMKGIADTFEFDQLPEDFDHFEPILENACNRMPMLAEAGIHTFFNGPESFTPDDAYHLGLAPEMDNVWVAAGFNSIGIQSAGGAGMALAQWMEDGDKPFDLGDVDISRMQPFQGNKHYLFERSKETLGLLYADHFPFRQKATARGVRRTPFHHHLKEQGAVFGELAGWERANWFANEGQTAEYEYTWGRPNWFDNAAAEHKAVRENVGMYDMTSFGKIRVEGPDAEAFMNYVGGGDYSVPNGKIVYTQFLNRRGGIEADVTVTRLTETSYLVVTPAATRLADQTWMQRHVGDFRVVITDVTAGEGVLAVMGPNARKLLEKVSPNDFTNATNPFGTAQDIEIGMGLARAHRVTYVGELGWEIYASADMAGHVFETLFDAGQDMGLKLCGMHMMDSCRIEKGFRHFGHDITCEDHVLEAGLGFAVKTDKPNFIGRDAVLAKKESGLENRMVQFKLTDPEPLLYHNEPVIRDGEIVGYLSSGSYGHHLGAAMGLGYVPCKGESAADVLASSYEIDVAGTRVKAEASLKPMYDPKSDRVKV; the protein is encoded by the coding sequence ATGTCCCTGCCCACACAAGCCCGCGTAGTCATCATCGGTGGCGGCGTTATCGGCTGCTCTGTCGCCTATCACCTGACCAAGCTTGGTTGGAAAGATGTGGTGTTGCTTGAACGCAAGCAGCTGACATCCGGCACCACATGGCATGCCGCCGGTCTGATCGCGCAGCTGCGCGCGACGGCGAACATGACGAAGCTCGCGAAATATTCGCAGGAACTCTATGGCGATCTGGAAGCGGAGACAGGCGTTGCCACCGGCTTTAAACGTGTGGGCTCGATCAGCGTTGCGCTGACCACCGAACGGATGGAAGAACTGGCCCGTCAGGCCGCCATGGCCCGCGCATTCGGTGTGGATGTGGAAGAGATCTCCGCCGAAGAGGCCCTGTCGCGCTATGAACATCTGAACATCGATGGCGTGGTCGGTGGCGTGTGGCTGCCGAAAGACGGGCAGGGCGACCCGGCCAACATCGCGCTGGCGCTGGCCAAGGGTGCGCGCCAAAAGGGTGCAATCGTCAAAGAACGCACCAAAGTTACCAGCATCAAGCGCGACGGGCGCAAGGTGACAGGGGTCGATTGGGCGTCGGATGATGGCAAGGAACAGGGTCACATTGCCTGCGACATGATCGTGAACTGCGCAGGCATGTGGGGTCACGAGGTCGGCCGCATGGCCGGTGTGAACGTGCCCCTTCATGCGTGCGAACACTTCTACATCGTAACCGAGGCCATTCCAAACCTGACCCAAATGCCCGTCCTGCGCGTGCCGGACGAATGCGCGTACTATAAAGAAGATGCGGGTAAAATGCTGCTGGGTGCGTTTGAACCAAACGCGAAACCATGGGGCATGAAGGGTATCGCAGATACGTTCGAGTTCGACCAACTGCCAGAAGATTTCGACCACTTTGAACCGATCTTGGAAAACGCCTGTAACCGCATGCCCATGCTGGCCGAGGCCGGTATCCACACTTTCTTCAACGGTCCCGAAAGCTTCACGCCCGACGATGCCTATCACCTTGGCCTCGCGCCCGAGATGGACAATGTCTGGGTCGCTGCGGGCTTTAACTCGATCGGCATTCAGTCGGCGGGTGGCGCAGGTATGGCGCTGGCGCAATGGATGGAGGACGGCGACAAGCCCTTCGATCTGGGCGATGTGGACATCAGCCGGATGCAGCCGTTCCAAGGCAACAAACACTACCTGTTTGAACGCTCGAAAGAGACACTCGGCCTGCTTTATGCCGACCACTTCCCCTTCCGCCAGAAAGCCACCGCGCGTGGTGTGCGCCGCACGCCCTTCCATCACCACCTGAAGGAACAAGGCGCCGTGTTCGGCGAGCTTGCCGGGTGGGAACGTGCCAACTGGTTCGCGAATGAAGGCCAAACAGCCGAGTATGAATACACTTGGGGGCGCCCCAACTGGTTCGACAACGCCGCCGCTGAACACAAAGCGGTGCGCGAGAACGTGGGCATGTACGATATGACCTCTTTCGGCAAGATTAGGGTCGAAGGCCCGGATGCCGAGGCGTTCATGAACTATGTGGGCGGCGGCGATTACTCGGTGCCCAATGGCAAGATTGTCTACACTCAGTTCCTGAACCGTCGCGGCGGGATCGAGGCGGACGTGACCGTCACCCGCCTGACCGAGACCTCGTATCTGGTCGTCACCCCCGCTGCCACACGTCTGGCCGACCAGACATGGATGCAGCGCCACGTGGGCGACTTCCGCGTGGTGATCACCGATGTGACCGCAGGCGAAGGCGTCTTGGCTGTGATGGGTCCGAACGCGCGCAAGCTGCTTGAAAAAGTCAGCCCGAATGACTTCACCAACGCCACCAACCCCTTCGGCACCGCCCAGGATATCGAGATCGGTATGGGTCTGGCCCGCGCCCACCGCGTGACCTATGTCGGTGAACTCGGGTGGGAGATCTATGCCTCGGCCGATATGGCGGGGCATGTCTTCGAAACCCTGTTTGATGCCGGGCAGGACATGGGTCTGAAGCTTTGCGGCATGCACATGATGGATAGCTGCCGGATCGAAAAGGGCTTCCGTCATTTCGGCCATGACATCACCTGCGAAGATCATGTGTTGGAAGCGGGGCTTGGCTTTGCGGTGAAAACCGACAAGCCAAACTTTATCGGTCGCGACGCGGTACTGGCCAAGAAGGAAAGCGGGCTGGAAAACCGCATGGTCCAGTTCAAACTGACCGATCCCGAGCCGCTGCTCTATCACAACGAACCCGTCATTCGCGACGGCGAGATCGTGGGCTACCTCAGCTCGGGCTCTTACGGGCACCATCTGGGGGCGGCGATGGGCTTGGGTTATGTGCCTTGCAAAGGCGAATCCGCAGCGGATGTTCTGGCATCGAGCTATGAGATCGACGTGGCAGGCACACGGGTCAAAGCAGAAGCATCCTTGAAGCCGATGTATGATCCCAAGTCGGACAGGGTCAAAGTGTGA
- a CDS encoding flagellar hook protein FlgE, producing the protein MTISSSLSAGVAGLNAHATKLATISDNIANSSTFGYKRATADFQSLVIGGDAGSGSYSAGGVRTTTQRLIDEHGPLISTSNPMDIAVGGRGMLPVTQEVYADSNPGERPMMMTTTGSFRTDSEGVLKTETGLVLLGWPADADGNVATYPRDTGVGLEPVVINANQTAGDPTTSMKLGVNLPAVETEAGADGAALPLSVEYFGNLGTSETLDFSFTPTVPGTGSSNTWTMQITDSASGGAVVGEYTLVFDDSRADGGTLASVTVVSGGPYNAAEGTLDLTVAGGPLSLTIGGISDPNGLTQLSDSFAPVAITKNGSPVGNLTAVQIDEHGFLKATYDTGFIRTIYQVPLVDVSNPNGLTSISNQAYQVSPESGSFFMWDAGDGPTGEVVGFAREGSTTDVAGELTNLIQTQRAYSSNAKVIQTVDEMLQETTNIKR; encoded by the coding sequence ATGACGATTTCCTCTTCGCTTAGTGCCGGCGTGGCCGGACTGAACGCACATGCCACGAAACTCGCGACGATTTCAGACAACATCGCGAACTCGTCGACGTTTGGATACAAACGAGCCACGGCAGATTTTCAAAGTCTTGTAATCGGAGGTGATGCGGGCTCCGGGTCGTATTCTGCGGGGGGTGTACGCACGACCACGCAGCGCTTGATCGACGAACACGGCCCCCTGATCTCGACGTCGAACCCGATGGATATCGCTGTCGGTGGGCGCGGCATGCTGCCCGTCACACAAGAGGTCTATGCCGATTCAAACCCCGGCGAACGGCCCATGATGATGACCACGACCGGATCGTTCCGTACTGATTCCGAGGGTGTTCTGAAAACAGAAACCGGGCTTGTGCTATTGGGATGGCCTGCAGATGCAGACGGCAATGTCGCAACCTATCCGCGCGACACAGGTGTCGGCTTGGAACCCGTTGTGATTAACGCCAACCAAACTGCGGGTGACCCAACCACCAGCATGAAGCTGGGCGTCAATTTGCCCGCTGTCGAAACTGAAGCAGGCGCCGACGGCGCAGCACTGCCCCTGTCGGTCGAATATTTCGGCAACCTCGGAACCTCCGAAACGCTGGATTTCAGTTTTACACCCACCGTGCCGGGCACCGGATCATCGAACACCTGGACCATGCAAATTACCGACAGCGCCTCGGGCGGGGCCGTGGTCGGAGAATACACGCTGGTCTTCGATGACAGCCGCGCCGATGGCGGCACATTGGCTTCGGTCACAGTGGTGTCCGGAGGTCCCTATAACGCAGCCGAGGGCACGCTGGATTTGACCGTGGCAGGCGGGCCACTTTCATTGACCATCGGGGGAATCAGTGACCCCAATGGCCTGACGCAACTGTCCGACAGCTTCGCCCCAGTGGCCATCACCAAGAATGGCTCGCCAGTGGGCAACCTGACCGCGGTTCAAATCGACGAACACGGCTTCCTGAAAGCCACCTATGACACCGGGTTCATTCGCACGATCTATCAGGTGCCCCTGGTGGACGTGTCGAATCCGAATGGTCTGACCTCGATCTCGAACCAAGCCTATCAAGTATCGCCTGAAAGCGGATCATTCTTCATGTGGGATGCCGGTGACGGCCCAACTGGTGAAGTCGTGGGCTTTGCCCGCGAAGGGTCGACGACCGATGTCGCGGGCGAATTGACCAACCTGATCCAGACCCAGCGGGCCTACAGCTCGAACGCGAAGGTCATCCAGACCGTCGACGAGATGTTGCAAGAAACCACCAACATCAAACGCTGA
- a CDS encoding RluA family pseudouridine synthase, translating into MSSEYNPPQDPLVILHHDHELLLVDKPSGLLSVPGKGEHLADCLIARVQAVFPEALLVHRLDRDTSGVMVFALTPHAQRHLGLQFEKRQVKKTYLARVFGRVEEREGTVDLPLLVDWPNRPKQHVDFENGKPAVTDWKVLRYEENATRMRLFPQTGRSHQLRVHMLELGHPILGDPFYATGEALNAPRLMLHAESLRLRHPDGGKGLTIKAKCPF; encoded by the coding sequence ATGTCGTCTGAATACAACCCTCCGCAGGATCCTCTGGTCATCCTGCATCACGACCACGAGCTTTTGTTGGTCGACAAGCCGTCGGGCCTATTGTCCGTACCAGGCAAAGGCGAACATCTGGCCGATTGCCTGATCGCACGCGTTCAGGCGGTGTTTCCCGAAGCTCTGCTGGTGCATCGGTTGGACCGCGACACGTCGGGCGTGATGGTCTTTGCGCTGACACCCCATGCGCAGCGTCATCTGGGACTTCAATTCGAGAAACGGCAGGTCAAGAAGACCTATCTGGCGCGCGTTTTTGGTCGGGTGGAAGAACGCGAAGGAACCGTGGATCTGCCCTTGCTTGTCGATTGGCCAAACCGCCCGAAACAGCATGTCGACTTCGAGAACGGTAAGCCCGCTGTGACCGATTGGAAGGTTCTACGATACGAAGAGAACGCCACCCGGATGCGGCTTTTCCCTCAGACCGGACGAAGCCACCAGTTGCGCGTACACATGCTGGAACTGGGTCATCCCATTCTGGGCGATCCGTTTTATGCTACAGGCGAGGCGCTGAACGCTCCGCGTTTGATGCTCCACGCTGAAAGCCTGCGCTTACGTCACCCAGACGGCGGAAAAGGGCTGACCATCAAGGCAAAATGCCCGTTCTAA
- the rarD gene encoding EamA family transporter RarD — MTNTARPENVDTPQGLAFAITAYVLWGFLPLYLKLLTHMPATEVLAHRVIWSVPVAGAVLIAMGRTRDLKAVLTDRRSLLLALVTATLISVNWGIYIWAIGAEKTVEAALGYYINPLFSILMGAMLLGERLSRAQWVAVLLAALAVIVLTIEAGRLPMVALSLMLTWGFYAYFKKSLPIGPNQGFLLEVLILTPPALAYVVWLGATGQGHLFTSSWDTALLMGCGLVTAVPLMVYANGAKLLRLSTIGILQYIAPTMIFLVAVFVFREPFGGAKLIAFPLIWMALIVYTTSMFRQMRRKR; from the coding sequence ATGACGAACACGGCCAGACCTGAGAATGTGGATACGCCGCAAGGGCTTGCCTTTGCGATCACGGCCTATGTGTTGTGGGGATTTCTGCCGCTGTACCTGAAGCTTCTGACCCATATGCCCGCAACCGAGGTGCTGGCGCATCGCGTGATCTGGTCCGTGCCCGTCGCCGGAGCAGTGCTGATCGCCATGGGCCGCACGCGAGATCTGAAGGCCGTTCTGACCGATCGCCGCAGCCTGCTGCTGGCCTTGGTCACGGCCACTCTGATCTCGGTTAACTGGGGCATTTATATCTGGGCGATTGGTGCCGAGAAGACGGTCGAGGCCGCGTTGGGCTATTACATTAATCCGCTGTTCTCGATCCTGATGGGCGCCATGCTTCTGGGCGAACGTCTATCGCGTGCACAATGGGTTGCCGTGCTGCTGGCAGCTTTGGCGGTGATCGTTCTGACCATCGAGGCGGGCCGCCTACCCATGGTCGCGCTCAGTTTGATGCTGACATGGGGTTTCTATGCCTATTTCAAAAAATCCCTTCCAATTGGCCCGAACCAAGGCTTCCTGCTAGAGGTCCTGATCCTGACACCCCCCGCCTTGGCTTATGTGGTCTGGCTGGGGGCGACCGGGCAGGGGCATTTGTTTACCTCGAGCTGGGACACCGCGCTGTTGATGGGGTGCGGATTGGTAACGGCTGTGCCCCTGATGGTCTATGCCAATGGGGCGAAGCTTCTGCGTCTGTCGACCATCGGCATCCTGCAATACATCGCGCCAACGATGATCTTCCTTGTCGCTGTCTTTGTCTTCCGCGAGCCATTCGGAGGCGCCAAACTGATCGCTTTCCCGCTGATTTGGATGGCGTTGATCGTCTATACGACCTCGATGTTTCGACAAATGCGTCGCAAGCGGTGA
- a CDS encoding flagellar basal body P-ring protein FlgI has product MKHLLACLLALFALTTAAHANSIRIKDLVEFDGVRGNDLVGYGLVVGLNGTGDGIRNAPFTEDIMSNILERLGVNITGEQFRPKNVAAVFVTASLPPFARTGSRIDVTVSAIGDAKSLLGGTLIMTPLNAADGEIYAVGQGTVIAGGATAEGDGATVTKGVPTSGVIPSGARVEREIDFDFTKLKSIRLALRTPDFTTAVRIERAINGKYGRVVSRMLDSGTVVVDITATRAISPAHALGTIENIGVEPERRARVVVDQRSGTIVMGEDVRISRVAVSQGNLTLRIQEQPIVVQPNPFSDGEAIVVPRTNATIEEEPGIGLAEVSGGASLSELVAGLNALGVAPRDMIDILKSIKAAGALHAEFIVR; this is encoded by the coding sequence ATGAAACACCTGCTTGCCTGCCTGCTGGCGTTATTTGCGCTGACCACCGCCGCCCATGCAAACTCGATCCGTATCAAGGATCTGGTCGAATTTGACGGGGTGCGCGGCAATGACCTTGTCGGGTACGGGCTGGTCGTCGGGCTGAACGGCACCGGGGACGGCATCCGCAATGCACCTTTCACAGAAGACATCATGTCAAACATTCTGGAGCGACTGGGCGTAAACATCACGGGTGAACAGTTCAGACCCAAGAACGTGGCAGCCGTGTTCGTCACAGCTTCGTTGCCTCCCTTTGCGCGCACAGGATCACGGATCGACGTTACGGTCTCGGCCATCGGGGACGCGAAGAGCCTGCTGGGTGGCACATTGATCATGACCCCGCTAAACGCCGCAGATGGCGAGATCTACGCTGTCGGACAAGGCACAGTGATCGCGGGTGGCGCAACCGCCGAAGGCGATGGGGCTACCGTGACCAAGGGCGTTCCGACCAGCGGAGTGATCCCCAGTGGCGCACGCGTCGAGCGCGAGATCGACTTTGACTTCACCAAGTTGAAATCCATCCGGCTGGCCCTGCGCACCCCGGACTTCACCACTGCCGTACGGATCGAACGAGCCATCAACGGAAAATATGGACGCGTCGTGTCGCGCATGTTGGACAGTGGTACGGTTGTCGTGGACATCACGGCGACGCGCGCAATCTCGCCAGCGCATGCCCTGGGCACAATCGAAAATATCGGTGTCGAACCCGAACGGCGCGCCAGAGTGGTCGTGGATCAACGATCAGGAACCATCGTGATGGGCGAAGATGTTCGGATCAGCCGGGTGGCCGTGTCTCAGGGGAATCTGACCTTGCGCATTCAGGAGCAACCTATCGTGGTCCAACCCAACCCGTTCTCGGACGGCGAAGCGATTGTCGTCCCACGCACCAATGCCACGATCGAGGAAGAGCCCGGTATTGGATTGGCCGAGGTTAGTGGCGGCGCGTCTCTGTCTGAACTGGTTGCCGGGTTGAACGCGCTGGGTGTGGCCCCGCGCGACATGATCGACATCCTGAAAAGCATCAAGGCCGCCGGGGCGCTTCATGCAGAATTCATCGTCCGGTGA
- a CDS encoding flagellin produces the protein MSISTFGDMASTFLTRRQNTQLRQELTRLSTELSTGRKTELGANVTGGYSAVAGLEHSLKLMSAYTQATNEARLMADTTQVALTTIHAQALDLSNGLIAARSSNNATLLQSTALDAEQKFASIISKLNADAGGRSLFGGAATDRPALAGADTIISELMTAIAGEVTAAGVSTAIDDWFNTPGGGFETLGYLGADESYGPIRLGNGETATLPVRANDPEIRSLLSAVAKTVVLAEGALSGDLDQQKSLAEMSSNALLNAVDDTTMLQARVGAVEARIENAVAHNTAEQHALELSYNNLTAADPYDTAARLEELYGQMEALYVTTAHLSKLSFTDYMR, from the coding sequence ATGAGCATTTCCACCTTCGGCGACATGGCCAGCACCTTCCTGACACGACGGCAAAACACGCAGTTGCGCCAAGAATTGACACGGCTAAGCACAGAGCTGTCCACAGGTCGAAAAACCGAACTGGGGGCGAATGTGACAGGTGGCTATAGCGCAGTCGCAGGCCTTGAACACAGCCTGAAGCTCATGTCCGCCTATACGCAGGCCACGAACGAGGCGCGGCTGATGGCGGACACCACGCAGGTGGCATTAACCACAATCCATGCACAGGCGCTGGATTTGTCGAACGGGCTGATCGCGGCACGCAGTTCGAACAACGCGACGTTGCTGCAATCCACCGCATTGGATGCCGAACAGAAATTCGCTTCGATCATCTCGAAACTGAACGCAGATGCGGGGGGGCGGTCGCTATTTGGTGGGGCCGCCACCGACAGACCCGCCCTGGCCGGCGCCGACACGATCATCTCCGAACTTATGACGGCCATTGCAGGCGAAGTCACGGCGGCGGGCGTTTCAACCGCAATCGACGATTGGTTCAACACCCCCGGCGGTGGGTTCGAAACCCTTGGGTATCTGGGGGCGGATGAAAGCTATGGCCCCATCCGGTTGGGCAACGGCGAAACCGCCACCCTGCCCGTACGCGCGAATGACCCCGAAATACGCAGCCTTTTGTCTGCGGTCGCCAAGACGGTGGTGCTGGCCGAGGGCGCTCTTTCCGGGGATCTGGATCAGCAGAAATCGCTGGCCGAAATGTCGTCGAATGCCCTTCTGAACGCCGTGGATGACACAACGATGCTGCAAGCCCGGGTTGGTGCTGTTGAAGCCCGGATCGAAAATGCCGTGGCACACAACACCGCCGAACAACACGCGTTGGAGCTTTCATACAACAACCTGACCGCCGCAGACCCTTATGACACCGCAGCGCGATTGGAAGAGCTCTATGGTCAGATGGAGGCGCTTTACGTCACCACCGCGCACCTATCGAAACTCAGCTTCACGGATTACATGCGATGA
- a CDS encoding GNAT family N-acetyltransferase, with protein MIFNDQPDLEGDTLRLRGLCEDDREDLFAAASDPETWAGHPAKDRCQRAVFDPYFDMLLAAGGTLVVFDKAEGKVIGCSRYYVGPDAPGDIGIGFTFLNHRFWGGEVNLRMKQLMLDHAFVHFDRVWFHIAPDNIRSQKATMKLGAEFTSDEDLDLSGSILPWKCYQLDRQAWKRVKAERLSN; from the coding sequence GTGATCTTCAACGACCAGCCCGATCTGGAAGGGGACACGCTGCGCTTGCGTGGGCTTTGCGAAGACGACCGCGAAGACCTGTTTGCCGCCGCCAGTGATCCCGAGACCTGGGCTGGTCACCCCGCAAAAGACCGTTGTCAACGGGCGGTGTTCGATCCTTATTTCGACATGCTACTGGCGGCAGGTGGCACCTTGGTCGTGTTCGACAAGGCAGAGGGCAAAGTGATCGGCTGTTCTCGCTACTACGTCGGTCCAGATGCGCCGGGCGATATTGGCATTGGGTTTACCTTCCTGAACCACCGATTCTGGGGCGGAGAGGTGAATTTGCGCATGAAGCAATTGATGCTGGATCATGCCTTTGTCCACTTCGACCGGGTTTGGTTTCACATTGCGCCTGACAACATCCGGTCGCAGAAAGCAACGATGAAGCTGGGGGCTGAATTTACCAGCGATGAGGATTTGGATCTGTCTGGAAGCATCTTGCCGTGGAAGTGCTATCAGCTCGACCGGCAGGCCTGGAAGCGCGTAAAGGCTGAACGGCTAAGCAATTGA
- a CDS encoding beta-ketoacyl-ACP synthase III: MHHPVISGTGVFTPDQTITNAELVKAFNAYADKFNTANADAISAGDVAAIGHSSEEFIVSASGIHQRFVMDKTGVLDPDVMHPMLRERADDEPGIMTEMGVDACRKALAQAGRDAGDVDLVICAASNHERAYPAIAIEIQQALGAGGFAFDMNVACSSATFGIQAAADMVRSGSVKRALVVNPEICSAHLEWRDRDCHFIFGDVATATLIERKEDAQGDHFEILSTRCLTQFSNNIRNNNGFLRRTREETSDLSDRRDMQFMQNGRKVFKEVLPIVSKHILGHIADIGVDQDDLKRLWLHQANKSMNDFIGKKVLGRTPEADEQPNILQDYANTSSAGSIIAFSKYSDDLAPGDTGVICSFGAGYSVGSVVVRRA; this comes from the coding sequence ATGCATCACCCCGTCATTTCCGGTACCGGCGTTTTCACGCCTGACCAGACCATCACAAACGCTGAATTGGTGAAGGCATTCAACGCCTATGCCGACAAGTTCAACACAGCGAATGCGGATGCGATTTCAGCGGGCGATGTGGCCGCGATCGGCCACTCATCAGAAGAGTTCATCGTCTCGGCCTCGGGCATTCATCAGCGCTTTGTTATGGACAAAACAGGAGTTCTGGATCCCGACGTGATGCATCCGATGCTGCGTGAACGCGCCGATGATGAGCCTGGTATCATGACCGAAATGGGTGTGGATGCCTGCCGCAAAGCGTTGGCACAGGCGGGACGTGATGCGGGCGACGTCGATCTGGTGATCTGTGCGGCCTCGAACCATGAACGTGCCTATCCGGCGATTGCGATCGAGATTCAACAAGCGCTGGGTGCGGGTGGGTTTGCGTTTGATATGAACGTGGCGTGCTCTTCCGCGACATTCGGCATTCAGGCGGCAGCGGACATGGTCCGGTCTGGGTCTGTGAAACGTGCGCTTGTGGTAAACCCCGAAATCTGCTCGGCCCATCTGGAGTGGCGCGACCGGGATTGCCACTTCATCTTCGGAGACGTGGCAACCGCGACCCTGATCGAGCGTAAAGAAGACGCCCAAGGCGATCATTTCGAGATCCTATCGACCCGCTGCCTGACGCAGTTTTCGAACAACATCCGCAACAATAACGGTTTCCTGCGCCGCACCCGTGAAGAGACGTCCGACCTGTCGGATCGGCGCGACATGCAGTTCATGCAGAACGGTCGCAAGGTGTTCAAAGAGGTGCTGCCAATCGTGTCGAAGCACATCTTGGGACACATCGCGGATATTGGCGTAGATCAAGACGATCTGAAACGGCTGTGGCTGCATCAAGCCAACAAGTCGATGAACGACTTCATCGGGAAGAAAGTGCTGGGTCGTACGCCTGAGGCCGATGAGCAGCCCAATATTCTTCAGGACTATGCCAACACCTCGTCCGCCGGGTCGATTATTGCCTTCTCGAAGTATTCGGACGACTTGGCGCCCGGGGATACTGGTGTGATCTGTTCCTTCGGGGCAGGATATTCGGTGGGCTCGGTCGTGGTGCGCCGCGCCTGA
- the flgK gene encoding flagellar hook-associated protein FlgK, producing MTINSALYNALSGLSANARAAHVVSSNVANAMTEGYGARSLGLSSRTLGGAPSGVVIDGVNRHVDERLLGDRRLSDAAMGHGSTRSGFLEGLEKTLGTPDQPGSLSGRMAQFEAALTEAAARPDSEAALNASLNAARNIVSHLKATSDHIQSARLSADGSIAQEVAQLNQGLQDVQSLNTKIQVAIARGADPSGLMDQRQQTIDALSSIIPIKQVPRDGGQVALISSGGAILLDGRAAELTFSPVNMIVPEMTQSGGALSGLTINGQPIDTEAERSAISGGSLAAHFQVRDDLAVSAQEQVDAFARDLIERFQDPALDTTRAPGAPGLFTDAGTAFDPADEVALSSRLSLNPAVDPAQGGALWRLRDGLGAMVQGNVGNATLLGNMIDALDAPKVAVSGGFSGAARSSAGLAADLLNTITVNLDQSEARLSYDIAQNDSLRQMELAQGVDTDAEMQKLMIIEQAFAANAQVVTAADEMLQLLLGI from the coding sequence ATGACAATCAACAGCGCCCTTTACAACGCACTATCCGGTCTAAGCGCCAATGCCCGTGCAGCCCATGTTGTATCGTCCAACGTCGCCAACGCGATGACGGAAGGGTACGGGGCACGGTCGCTTGGACTATCGTCGCGTACGCTGGGCGGGGCGCCATCCGGCGTCGTAATCGATGGGGTCAACCGCCATGTGGACGAACGGCTGTTGGGCGATCGCCGCCTGTCGGACGCGGCAATGGGTCATGGAAGCACACGATCCGGCTTTCTTGAAGGGCTGGAAAAGACGCTCGGCACCCCGGATCAGCCGGGCTCGCTTTCGGGGCGCATGGCCCAGTTCGAAGCCGCCCTGACCGAGGCAGCGGCTCGCCCCGACAGCGAAGCCGCCTTGAATGCCAGCCTGAATGCAGCGCGCAATATCGTGTCCCATCTGAAAGCCACATCCGATCACATTCAGTCCGCGCGCCTATCGGCCGATGGGTCGATCGCGCAAGAAGTCGCACAGCTTAACCAAGGCTTGCAGGATGTGCAGAGCCTAAACACCAAAATTCAGGTCGCGATAGCGCGCGGTGCCGATCCATCCGGGCTGATGGATCAACGGCAGCAAACCATCGACGCGCTGTCCTCGATCATACCAATCAAGCAGGTTCCACGCGACGGCGGACAAGTCGCCTTGATCTCGAGCGGTGGGGCAATATTGCTGGATGGCCGGGCTGCGGAGTTGACGTTCTCGCCCGTCAACATGATCGTACCCGAAATGACGCAGAGCGGTGGAGCCTTGTCTGGCCTGACCATCAATGGCCAGCCGATCGATACCGAGGCCGAGCGCAGTGCGATTTCCGGTGGATCTTTGGCGGCCCATTTTCAGGTTCGTGACGATCTGGCAGTGTCCGCGCAAGAACAAGTAGATGCTTTTGCGCGCGATCTGATTGAAAGGTTTCAAGATCCCGCGCTGGATACGACCCGCGCGCCGGGTGCACCGGGCCTGTTTACGGATGCCGGGACTGCATTCGATCCGGCGGACGAAGTCGCTCTCAGCAGCCGTCTTTCCTTGAATCCCGCCGTGGATCCTGCGCAGGGCGGTGCGCTTTGGCGTCTTCGCGATGGGCTTGGGGCGATGGTGCAGGGCAATGTCGGCAACGCAACATTGCTGGGGAACATGATCGACGCGCTGGATGCCCCCAAGGTGGCTGTCTCTGGCGGGTTCTCCGGTGCTGCCCGATCTTCGGCAGGCTTGGCTGCAGATCTGCTGAACACGATCACCGTAAATCTTGATCAGAGCGAAGCGCGTCTCAGCTATGACATCGCCCAAAATGACAGCCTACGACAGATGGAGCTGGCGCAAGGTGTGGATACCGATGCCGAAATGCAAAAGCTGATGATCATCGAACAGGCCTTCGCCGCCAACGCACAAGTGGTCACCGCCGCCGACGAGATGCTGCAACTTTTGTTAGGTATTTAA